The following is a genomic window from Anopheles merus strain MAF unplaced genomic scaffold, AmerM5.1 LNR4000539, whole genome shotgun sequence.
CATCTGGATAGATGTGACTTAAAACGGCGCCAACTCCGTAGGGCGAAGCATCTACTGCTAGAGCTATTGGTAAGCTAGGATCGTAGTGTACCAAGATCCGTTCAGATTGAATTTCCTTTTTGATCCATTCAAATGCGTCCTGGCAACCTTTATGCCATTCGAAAGGAATTTCGTTTTTAAGTAAATTATTTATGGGATAGATCTTTTCACTTAAATTTGGGATAAATCTCGCGTAATAATTCACAAGGCCTACAAAAGCTCTTACCTCATCTTTGTTCCTTGGTTTTGGCATTAGTTGAATGGCAGTAATTTTCTCCTTCATTTTGTGAATACCGTACTTGTCGATCCTGTATCCACAGTATTCTATGCAATCTGCAAGGAAATTACATTTGCTATCATTCACTCTCATATTATGGTCTTGAAATCGTTTTAAAACAGTGCGCAGTCTTTCCACATGGGTCTTGTCATCAGGAGCTGTTATTTTAACATCATCTAAAAATACAGAAACGCCTGGAATTCCTTGGAGAATCTGTGTGATTTCTCTTTGGAATATGGCTGGGGCAGAAGCAACCCCGTACATTAACCGTGTTGGTCTGAATAGTCCCATGTGAGTGTTCAGTGTTAAAAATTCCTGATGTTCAGGTTTAACTGTCATCTGTAAATATGCCTGCGCTAAATCTATTTTCGAGAATTTTTCTCCCCCAGCCATGTTAGCAAAAAGCTCCTCTATTGTGGGCTAAGGAAACTCGTCTATTACCAAGTTTTTGTTCACCGTTAATTTATAATCTCCACACAATCGTACACGGTTTCCTGATTTTTTTACGGGTACTATTGGTGTAGCCCATTCACTGCGATTgacttttattaaaattccTTGATTTACTAAATCGTTAATTTCTTTCTCGACACtttcttttaatgcaaatggTATAGTACGATTTTTTAGAAATATTGGCAACGCATTTTCTTTTAGGATAAGAGATGCttgaatatttgaaatctCTCCTAATGACTTACGAAAGACTACCTCGAAttcttcttttaatttttttatcactTCTTGATTAGTATTAGAATGGGTGACAATTTGATTTACGTACGAGTTCCCCTTACTTAATAATTCGTTccaatcaaatttcaaatctcGCATCCATGTTCTTCCTACAATAGGTCCTCTTTTAGACTCTACCACAAATagtgttaattttgttttagcaTTTTCCACTATAACACTAATTGTACCAAATAACTTTATAGATCCTCCACAATAGCTTTGTAATTTTATATCTGATTCTCTAATAGGGATATCTTTAAACCATCTTTGTTTGTCGTTCATACTGATAATAGAAAACGGGGATCCTGAATCTActtcaaattgaattttagTATTATTGACTTTTAGtgttatgtatatttttgcgGTATGGTTTGCATTTTGGTATAAATTGTTGATCAAAATTGAGTTTACCTCTTCGTTCTCCTCGCTGTCTTGATGTTGTTCGTCAATTAACCTCACACTTTTGCTTCTATTGTTCGTGCGACAGACGCGCTGCAAATGTCCAATTTTCCCGCACTTTTTGCAGACGGTTCTTTTGTGCTTGCATACATATGCAAAATGTGATTCTCCACATCTATAACACTCGACGTTTTTCTTCGTTGTGTTGCTCACGATGTTTACTTCTTTCACTTCAGCACCTCTGCTATTCAGCACTTCAGCACTTCTGCTATTCAGCACTTCAGCGCCATCTCCGGCGGCTTCCATGGCTAAAGCAATTTGCTTAGCTTTTTCCAGTGTTAGATTTCTTTCTTCAATCAGCCGGTTGCGTATTCTTGGATTTCGTACACCAAAAACTAGCTGGTTCCTGAGCGCCTTTGTCAAATATTGCCCGAAATCACAATTAGCCGCCACTTTTTGCAAAGCCGTGATGAACTCCGTTACAGTTTCGCCTTCAGTCTGAAGTCGTTGACGAAACTTCCATAGTTCCACCATTTCGAGGGGTTTCGGGTCGAACAGCTCATCCAAACACTTCACTATTTGTTCGTATGTTTTGTCTTCTGGTTCTTCCGGAGAAATATGATCACACAATAAATTGTATGAATCAACACCCATGTAATGCAGAAGCAtgacttttttattattcgatTTAACCTCAAATACCGACATTGCTCCTTCGAAGCGTTTCACCCAGCGGGCCCATTGCATGAGCCCTATGTTAAAAGGTTCCATATCGAATTTTGCCATTGTGGTGCGTTGTTCACTCTGTGCGATGTTCTGCTTTGTACCACTGCTTGTTGGTTTCTCTTCGATCATGACACTGTCTCCACTTATACCCGATTGTTTCAGCTTTTCTTTAACTGCGTAGCGCTAGCTTTCCAGGGTTCTCAGAATTTGTCACTCGTCGCCAATTGTTATAACTCGTGGAAGGAAGACACATGTGTTTCGTTCGTAGTTCAGACACAGAGTGCCGTTTATTCTCACTGACAGCTGTTTGCTACCCAACTAGCAGTTTCTGTCGATGGACAGCTGTCAGACGTATATGACAGTGtacgcacgctgtttcacatgataaaACACATTATATTCTGAtaatgtgtgttatcatgtgaaacagcgtgcgtaTTCTGACTGACTGAACTTTCAAACTTTCTAAAAGTATTCTGACTTTCAACGCAATATGACATCATGGCAAGCTACGTTTTTCAGACA
Proteins encoded in this region:
- the LOC121602620 gene encoding uncharacterized protein LOC121602620 produces the protein MGVDSYNLLCDHISPEEPEDKTYEQIVKCLDELFDPKPLEMVELWKFRQRLQTEGETVTEFITALQKVAANCDFGQYLTKALRNQLVFGVRNPRIRNRLIEERNLTLEKAKQIALAMEAAGDGAEVLNSRSAEVLNSRGAEVKEVNIVSNTTKKNVECYRCGESHFAYVCKHKRTVCKKCGKIGHLQRVCRTNNRSKSVRLIDEQHQDSEENEEIA